One Rhea pennata isolate bPtePen1 chromosome 3, bPtePen1.pri, whole genome shotgun sequence DNA segment encodes these proteins:
- the LOC134139087 gene encoding transmembrane protein 121-like — translation MVPPPPVSKPHVCLSTMLIMSSLILMDAYLVEQSQGSRKLGICVMVAVGDVCFLLVLRYVAVWVGAEVKTAKRGYAMILWFLYVFVLEIKVYFVYQNYKADRKSLDLMARKALTLLLSICIPALYVLLVATEHMDYVRTFKKKEDLRNRLFWVIVDMLDVLDIQANLWEPQKKGLPLWAEGIMFFYCYILLLVLPCVSLCEISMQGIGIVPHRMMLYPMLSMLTVNITTIFIRGSNMVFFRDARVSSIFMGKNMLAIGLKICMFVQYQRHRHHASLGPGPAPQPGSQAQPPSPGLRKSREQPACPEELTQDDT, via the coding sequence ATGGTTCCCCCACCACCTGTCAGCAAGCCCCATGTGTGCCTCTCCACCATGCTCATCATGAGCAGCCTCATCCTTATGGATGCCTACCTGGTGGAGCAGAGCCAGGGCTCCAGGAAACTGGGCATCTGCGTCATGGTGGCAGTGGGTGATGTGTGCTTTCTGCTGGTACTCCGCTACGTGGCTGTCTGGGTCGGGGCAGAGGTAAAGACAGCCAAGCGAGGCTATGCCATGATCCTCTGGTTCCTCTATGTCTTCGTTCTGGAGATCAAAGTCTACTTTGTCTACCAGAACTATAAAGCTGACCGGAAAAGCCTGGACCTCATGGCCCGCAAAGCACTGACTTTGCTGCTCTCCATCTGCATCCCAGCCCTCTACGTGTTGTTGGTGGCCACAGAGCACATGGATTACGTCAGGACATTCAAGAAGAAAGAGGATCTCCGCAATCGCCTCTTCTGGGTCATTGTGGACATGCTGGATGTGCTGGACATCCAGGCCAACCTGTGGGAGCCCCAAAAGAAGGGGCTGCCACTCTGGGCTGAGGGCATCATGTTCTTCTACTGCTACATCTTGCTCCTGGTCCTCCCCTGTGTATCCCTCTGCGAGATCAGCATGCAAGGGATTGGCATCGTGCCGCATCGGATGATGCTGTACCCCATGCTAAGCATGCTCACTGTCAACATCACCACCATCTTCATCCGAGGCAGCAACATGGTCTTCTTCAGAGACGCTCGGGTCTCCAGCATCTTCATGGGCAAGAACATGCTGGCTATTGGACTGAAGATCTGCATGTTTGTGCAGTACCAGCGACACCGGCACCACGCGTCCCTGGGGCCAGGCCCAGCCCCGCAGCCTGGCTCCCAGGCCCAGCCTCCTTCCCCTGGGCTGCGCAAGTCTCGAGAGCAGCCTGCCTGTCCTGAGGAGCTGACCCAGGACGACACGTGA